CCTACATGGTAAGTTGATTAATCTAGTTCTCCAATAAATCTTAGGCTTGTTTAGAGCTGTGTAATTGATTTTTATAATTGTCTTTCTTGATACAGCACGAGGACCGGAAACCACCATCGATTGGCCAACAAGGATGAAAAGTGCCATGGGTGTTGCTCGTGGACTAATCCATCTCCACAGCCAGGAGAAAATGGTTCATGGGAATCTGACATCAAGCAACATACTACTTGATGAGCAGAACAACCCCCACATTGCAGACTTTGGCCTCTCCAAGCTCATGACGTCTGCTGCCAATATCAATGTCGTTGCCACCGCTGGAACACTCGGCTACCGTGCACCAGAACTTTCAAAGCTGAAGGACGCCAACACAAAGACAGATGTGTACAGCCTTGGAGTAATCATATTGGAACTGTTAACAGGTAAGTCACCTGGAGAGGCAACGAATGGAATGGATTTGCCACAATGGGTAGCATCAATAGTGAAGGAGGAATGGACAAATGAAGTGTTTGATTTGGAGCTTATTAGGGATACACCAAACATAGGCGATGAGTTACTTAACACGCTGAAATTAGCATTGCATTGTGTAGATCCCTCACCAGCGGCACGTCCGGAAGTTCAGCAAATTCTGCAGCAACTAGAGGAGATCAAGCCAGACCTGGCTGCCAGTTCTAGTGATGATAGAGCCCCAGTTCAATCAGCAAGTGATGAATAGATTTGTTATTATCTGGTTATGCGAGAATAAAGGAGTCTTTGATAAATTAGGATGGTTTTACAAGTTATAAGAGGAAGGAGTAGCACTCTCAATATTCTTTAGTTCTTTGGTCGGAGTatgtaaatactaaatagagttgtgTGGCATTGTTTGGAATTAGCATTCTTTTtcatatattataataataaaatgatggAAATTACATCTGATATACATGACCAATACTCGTCTGAGTCTTTCTgtgcattaattttttttatttttattttttagagagCCTTAAAAAAGCTAGTCTTTCTGACGCAAGGGTAATTCCGTAATTCCACAACATAGACAATTTCAACGATGTCGTTTCGATGAACACCAAAATAAATGCCTCCCTCTTCGTAGTCTCACTCTGAGATGGTGAGCTTATTGGAGCTGCTCCTCTCGCTCCTTCtcgtctctctctttctaaaccctaaactcctcctctgtctctctctcacatGGAGCACCAGTTGCAGAAAATTGCAATATCTGGACCGACTCTAACATCGTTGCTTCAACGGTTTAGCGCATCACCAGCGGATATCGACGGCTTGCTCTTTGGCCGCGTGACTCTCGTAACCCCTACCCTCACCGACGACTCTGCCTCCGCTTCCTCCGATCATCCTCACCTCATCGCAACCATCACTTCTTTCCTCTCATTTAATTCCGCTCTATCCTTTTACGATCCGCTCGGCAACCTCCGCCTTGGACCTAATCAATACCAAAACCTCCTCGGCTGGTTCTCCGCGCGCCGCAGATCCGCTCTCCGTCCGTCCATGCGCGAACTCTCCGTATCCTCCTCGCTATCGAAATCCTCCAATTACAACAGCGCAGCGTCCGCCAACGACATCAACACAAGTTATGGTAATTTCTCGCCGTGTATTTTCCTTTTGGTTGCTACGCCGGTTCAAGAGTCATTAATTCATACGCACGATTACCGCGCGTACCAGTTCGTGGCGTCGACGTCGTTCGAGGCGAAATCCGTGGAAGTGGTGAATATTGGGCCTGCGTTCCGGGGGCATTACGGAAATTTCAGTCCTACCTCTCCGTTGCCAGTGCTAAGCTGTGAAATGAGGGGATCTTCGATGATGATGACTGAGGAGGAGAGCTCGAGGGAGTCAAAGGAGGCGACGAGGGACCAGAGGCAGCTGAATAAGTGTGCGGAGGGTTTTGAAGTCCGGAGATTGAGGCAGTTGCTCGGATCTGAATCTACGAGTTACACGGCCGGATTGGAAGATATGTACGAGAAGATGTTGGCCAAGATCGAAAGCTTGGCAAGGCAGGTCGAGACTAGCTCAGCCAAAGTTCTTGAGCAGGTCAGTTGGATTTGCAATATTACTAAAATTcttctttatttattattgaaaAATACTGTGTTTGATTTATTGCTATGTTTAATTCGAAATTTTAGGGCAATCCAGTTggatttatttttctcttttaatgtGATAACTTGGAGATGAAGTTTGTCATGCTTTTGAACTTTTGGCAGGAAAATCTCAACAGGAAGTTGAGGTATAAAGTCATCAGGGCAGGACTAGAATGATTGGTGTTTCTGCCCTCATGTCaggtgattcttttttttttttccttttaggtTATCAATTTCTGAATTGGAAAGGATGTTTGCAATTTAAAATGCAAACTCAAGATTCGAGAGAGAGATATCCCAGTGATTTCGCTTTGAATAAACTAATTGAACACTAGATACATTATGCATCAGTTAAGTTTCATATTTGGAAGTTAAAATGCAACTCATGAGATATATCATCAACAGGTTTGCTTGAATGAAACAAATTGAACCATGGATACATTGTGGATCGGCTAAGTTTAATGTTTGAAACTCAAAATGCAAAGTCATAAAATATATCGCCAACAAATTTGCATGGAATAAACAAATTGGACGCTAGTACATTATGCattgtttatgtttttgtttatcTTTGATTTTTACTGTTGGGAATGAAATCATCAAAGAGAACTCTGTTAGTGTTCTTTTATCCAGTTAAGTATCTAATATTATCCTGTGAATTGCTTGGGATACTTCAGATTGGGTAGGTATGTACAAAATATTGATGCCACAATCTTGTCTTAGGCAAACAGTATTAACCTATTGTCTCTTATGCCTAATACATGATCGTGGGATTTAACACATCGAGAGAGATTCTATTACAAGTTGCTAGATGATCAATGCTGGATATTAAGTCTTGATGATCAACGCCTAACAGTGAATATTTGCTAAAAGAAGTGTATAGACATAGGAGCACCATTAGATGCGAATCTTAAGGAAAATATGGAGcttgttctttctttgtttggggGTTTAAGCTTTCATCGAATAAACTGTTTTTCCCTGATTTAGTCATTGTACTTccttttttcattgtttcctaaTGTATCTATGGAATCATCTAAATCTTTCCATTCATTCTATGATTTCTTTTCTAATTGttacaaaattcttcaatagttgcaattcatgttttggaattttCTTGAGTCTGCAAGATTGTAGATGTTGTTGATAGTCTGTTTTGAGGCACTCAAACAGGAGTAGCACGGGAATTTTCATTATTGGACCCTAGACATGAGCAGCCTCTTTCTCACACCACAGCTACGCCTTGAGAGGTTGCATAGGTGGGCAAAGGAatcatatttttgtattttccaaAAAGTTCTCACGAGTGTCTTTAAGACTCCAAGGAAGAGAGTGAAAATTAGTGATCAGGATTAATAAGCGGAGG
The window above is part of the Tripterygium wilfordii isolate XIE 37 chromosome 3, ASM1340144v1, whole genome shotgun sequence genome. Proteins encoded here:
- the LOC119995099 gene encoding uncharacterized protein LOC119995099; this encodes MEHQLQKIAISGPTLTSLLQRFSASPADIDGLLFGRVTLVTPTLTDDSASASSDHPHLIATITSFLSFNSALSFYDPLGNLRLGPNQYQNLLGWFSARRRSALRPSMRELSVSSSLSKSSNYNSAASANDINTSYGNFSPCIFLLVATPVQESLIHTHDYRAYQFVASTSFEAKSVEVVNIGPAFRGHYGNFSPTSPLPVLSCEMRGSSMMMTEEESSRESKEATRDQRQLNKCAEGFEVRRLRQLLGSESTSYTAGLEDMYEKMLAKIESLARQVETSSAKVLEQENLNRKLRYKVIRAGLE